A single genomic interval of Streptomyces graminofaciens harbors:
- a CDS encoding lysine N(6)-hydroxylase/L-ornithine N(5)-oxygenase family protein — MEDHDLVGIGIGPSNLSLAALAEPIRGISARFLDAKPEFSWHSGMMVPDAELQVSYLKDLVTTVDPTSRFSFLNYLAESGRLFRALVANRDTCSRQEFEHYYWWAAGQLPSLRWKQQVTEVRLRGDRLEVRTDQARRTTTSLVLGSGRVPALPAFAEPLRGPRVLHSADLMHVRPRTRGKDVLVVGGGQSGAEVVNHLLATDTELPDRLTWISSRPGFQPLDDSPFTNEWFAPPYVDHFHSLPQRRRAELLRHQRLASDGITESLLEAIYRRLYQLDFVAGAPVRHRLLSSRRVLALDPDGDRLVATVHDQDHDRQEAHAADIVVLCTGYRRQLPTYLAPLSDRLSGEDGEPEVRRDYSLRWDGPAGVGIYVQNFAEPTHGVADPNLSLAAWRSAQILNSVTGRKVYRLDHVTTTAAWDHDPAPADHSPTTGSS, encoded by the coding sequence CCCTCGAACCTGAGCCTCGCCGCGCTCGCCGAGCCGATACGCGGCATCTCCGCCCGCTTCCTCGACGCCAAACCGGAATTCAGCTGGCACTCCGGAATGATGGTGCCCGACGCGGAACTCCAGGTGTCCTATCTGAAGGACCTCGTCACCACGGTCGATCCCACGAGCCGGTTCTCCTTCCTCAACTACCTGGCCGAGAGCGGGCGTCTGTTCCGCGCTCTGGTCGCCAACCGTGACACCTGCTCCCGGCAGGAGTTCGAGCACTACTACTGGTGGGCGGCCGGCCAACTGCCCAGCCTGCGCTGGAAACAGCAGGTGACCGAGGTCCGGCTGCGCGGCGACCGCCTGGAGGTGCGCACCGACCAGGCCCGCCGCACCACCACGTCACTGGTCCTCGGCAGCGGACGGGTGCCCGCGCTGCCGGCCTTCGCCGAGCCGTTACGCGGTCCACGCGTGCTGCACAGCGCGGACCTCATGCACGTCCGGCCGCGGACACGGGGCAAGGACGTCCTCGTGGTCGGCGGCGGCCAGAGCGGCGCCGAGGTCGTCAACCACCTGCTGGCGACGGACACGGAGCTGCCCGACCGGCTCACCTGGATCTCCAGCCGCCCCGGATTCCAGCCCCTGGACGACTCGCCGTTCACCAACGAATGGTTCGCACCGCCCTACGTCGACCACTTCCACTCACTGCCCCAGCGGCGCCGCGCCGAGCTGCTGCGCCACCAGCGCCTGGCCAGCGACGGGATCACAGAGTCCCTGCTGGAGGCCATCTACCGGCGCCTGTACCAGCTGGACTTCGTGGCCGGCGCACCCGTACGCCACCGGCTGCTCTCCAGCCGGCGAGTCCTCGCCCTGGACCCCGACGGCGACCGTCTGGTGGCCACCGTCCACGACCAGGACCACGACCGGCAGGAGGCACACGCGGCGGACATAGTCGTCCTCTGCACCGGCTACCGCCGACAGCTCCCCACGTACCTGGCCCCGCTGTCGGACCGGTTGTCCGGCGAGGACGGTGAGCCCGAGGTCCGCCGGGACTACTCCCTGCGCTGGGACGGCCCCGCCGGCGTCGGCATCTATGTGCAGAACTTCGCCGAGCCCACCCATGGCGTGGCGGACCCCAACCTCAGCCTGGCCGCCTGGCGCAGCGCCCAGATCCTCAACTCCGTGACCGGGCGCAAGGTGTACCGCCTCGACCACGTGACGACCACGGCCGCGTGGGACCACGACCCCGCACCGGCCGACCACTCACCGACCACCGGGAGCTCTTGA
- a CDS encoding cupin domain-containing protein has protein sequence MPQPIRAAFGRPQNLPGMVVEEIAADAGSPLSLPFEGSRFSVPPGATSVRDEHAVAEIWLIRSGTGTVVSSDTSTEVGPGDALYYPPWVPHQVTNTGSGPLEVFSLWWTADA, from the coding sequence ATGCCCCAGCCCATCAGGGCGGCCTTCGGTCGTCCGCAGAACCTGCCCGGCATGGTGGTGGAGGAGATCGCCGCCGACGCCGGCTCGCCACTCTCCCTTCCCTTCGAGGGGTCACGCTTCAGCGTCCCGCCCGGGGCGACCAGCGTGCGCGACGAGCACGCCGTCGCCGAGATCTGGCTGATCCGCTCCGGCACCGGGACCGTCGTCTCCTCGGACACCAGCACCGAGGTGGGGCCCGGCGACGCCCTCTACTACCCGCCCTGGGTGCCGCACCAGGTCACCAACACCGGATCCGGCCCGTTGGAGGTCTTCAGCCTCTGGTGGACCGCGGACGCGTAG
- a CDS encoding KamA family radical SAM protein, giving the protein MSDAPVQPYTYRRPLLGEPDWRRFPGWRHVTQAEWESEQWQRLNSVRNARQLRAVLGDLVGETFYADLARDRAERATMSLLVPPQILNTMASGEPVAGAGSLTDAFYSDPVRRYILPVFSDRRADWPSHPRATRDALHEQEMWTVEGLTHRYPTKVLAEVVPTCPQYCGHCTRMDLVGQNTPQVTKTKFTIKPTDRLAAILAYLRAHPEVRDVVVSGGDVANVPWRRLEAFTAQLLDIDSIRDIRLASKALVTLPQYWLSSEVLSGMERLAKVARDRDVHIAVHTHANSARSVTPLAARAARAVLGTGIRDVRNQGVLMHGVNDSAEQLLDLCFALVDGAGITPYYFYLCDMIPFSEHWRIPLSRAQRLQDEIMGYLPGFATPRIVCDVPYVGKRWVHQTVEYDRTRGISYWDKNYRTPLEADDTDALARRHEYLDPIHTLPEEGQEWWRREALQGAGGPSHEG; this is encoded by the coding sequence TTGAGTGACGCACCGGTCCAGCCGTACACATACCGTCGCCCGCTGCTCGGGGAACCCGACTGGCGGCGCTTCCCGGGATGGCGGCACGTCACCCAGGCCGAATGGGAGTCGGAGCAGTGGCAGCGCCTGAACAGCGTCAGGAACGCCCGCCAGTTACGGGCCGTCCTCGGCGATCTGGTCGGTGAGACCTTCTACGCCGACCTGGCGCGCGACCGCGCCGAGCGCGCGACGATGTCGCTGCTCGTTCCGCCGCAGATCCTCAACACGATGGCGAGCGGGGAGCCGGTCGCGGGGGCCGGCAGCCTCACCGACGCCTTCTACTCGGACCCGGTACGCCGCTACATCCTGCCCGTCTTCTCCGACCGGCGTGCCGACTGGCCGTCCCATCCACGGGCGACCCGGGACGCACTGCACGAGCAGGAGATGTGGACCGTCGAGGGGCTGACCCACCGTTACCCCACGAAGGTGCTGGCCGAGGTCGTCCCCACCTGTCCGCAGTACTGCGGACACTGCACCCGGATGGACCTCGTCGGGCAGAACACGCCCCAGGTCACCAAGACGAAGTTCACCATCAAGCCGACGGACCGGCTGGCCGCCATCCTGGCCTATCTGCGCGCCCACCCCGAGGTCCGCGACGTCGTCGTCTCCGGCGGTGACGTGGCGAACGTCCCCTGGCGCCGGCTGGAGGCGTTCACCGCGCAGTTGCTGGACATCGACAGCATCCGCGACATCCGGCTGGCCTCCAAGGCGCTCGTCACCCTTCCCCAGTACTGGCTGTCGAGCGAGGTCCTCTCCGGGATGGAGCGCCTGGCGAAGGTCGCCCGCGACCGGGATGTGCACATCGCCGTGCACACCCATGCCAACTCCGCCCGGTCGGTCACCCCGCTGGCCGCACGGGCGGCGCGCGCGGTACTCGGCACGGGCATCCGGGACGTACGCAACCAGGGCGTCCTGATGCACGGCGTCAACGACTCGGCGGAGCAACTGCTCGACCTGTGCTTCGCCCTGGTCGACGGCGCCGGGATCACGCCGTACTACTTCTACCTCTGCGACATGATCCCGTTCAGTGAGCACTGGCGGATCCCGCTGTCCCGGGCACAGCGGCTCCAGGACGAGATCATGGGATATCTCCCCGGGTTCGCGACGCCGAGGATCGTCTGCGACGTCCCCTACGTCGGAAAGCGCTGGGTGCATCAGACGGTCGAGTACGACCGGACGCGCGGCATCTCGTACTGGGACAAGAACTACCGAACTCCTCTGGAAGCGGACGACACGGACGCGTTGGCGCGTCGACACGAGTACCTGGACCCGATCCACACATTGCCGGAGGAAGGCCAGGAATGGTGGCGCAGGGAAGCCCTTCAGGGGGCGGGCGGCCCGTCGCACGAGGGATGA
- a CDS encoding GNAT family N-acetyltransferase: MEIVEQHDLRIAVLDAREAESGDTLPDEPGIDMVRIVDPTPQLCAELAPRGFLFKPQWLFWSRPVHPTVEAYLDTLGARTRKHTRQALRKTAQGHRLEVETPIDPARLDVWYRLYERHIASLPRGTLYAAEDLADFRAHPDRVVGLYLYDGDRMAAGLICLKVPRNDMLRITYFAADQERPDPGITPYMYVQAGVVAAELGYGKLSAGADPNFYGHDVATGLYRLKKRLGFRADPLWRFEADDPPVLERVVSLARCEDPSFCVSYSGFDPTESTLVGNVFSARPDIDTTHFGAPMFSSVEARPVTEREVEFL, from the coding sequence ATGGAAATAGTCGAACAACACGACCTGCGTATCGCCGTACTCGACGCCCGGGAGGCCGAGAGCGGAGACACCCTGCCGGACGAGCCCGGCATCGACATGGTGCGGATCGTCGATCCCACCCCGCAACTGTGCGCCGAACTGGCCCCGAGGGGCTTCCTGTTCAAGCCCCAGTGGCTCTTCTGGTCGCGCCCGGTGCACCCCACCGTCGAGGCCTACCTGGACACGCTCGGCGCCCGCACGCGCAAGCACACCCGCCAGGCGCTGCGGAAGACCGCGCAGGGGCACCGGCTGGAGGTCGAGACGCCGATCGACCCGGCACGCCTCGACGTCTGGTACCGCCTGTACGAGCGCCATATCGCCTCCCTCCCGAGGGGCACCCTGTACGCCGCCGAGGACCTGGCCGACTTCCGCGCCCACCCCGACCGGGTGGTGGGCCTCTACCTGTACGACGGCGACCGGATGGCCGCGGGGCTGATCTGTCTGAAGGTGCCGCGCAACGACATGCTGCGCATCACCTACTTCGCCGCCGACCAGGAGCGTCCCGACCCGGGCATCACGCCGTACATGTACGTCCAGGCGGGCGTCGTCGCGGCCGAACTCGGTTACGGGAAGCTCTCCGCCGGCGCCGACCCGAACTTCTACGGCCATGACGTCGCCACCGGTCTGTACCGGCTGAAGAAGAGGCTCGGTTTCCGGGCCGACCCCCTGTGGCGTTTCGAGGCGGACGACCCGCCCGTGCTGGAACGGGTGGTGTCCCTGGCGCGCTGTGAGGACCCGTCCTTCTGCGTCAGCTACAGCGGCTTCGACCCGACGGAATCCACCCTGGTCGGAAATGTCTTCTCGGCGCGCCCCGACATCGACACGACGCACTTCGGAGCACCTATGTTCTCTTCGGTCGAGGCCCGTCCCGTGACCGAGCGCGAGGTGGAGTTCCTGTGA
- a CDS encoding ATP-grasp domain-containing protein produces MTRRLLLLDWDERYRSYVLEASRALGLTVHLVLREPLDPLPEGVDRVHVLPGLYDDPVLWVSDLARYAREHDIAGVLTHEDELVELSAALSEELGLPGASLAAVHSCMDKGITRELLTAAGVPGPRHRIATSLEEARAALAELTLPVVLKPVAASGGQGVTKLSDAAALPQAWQWASEPYSYLPSAYHHVIIEEFLEGPLVSVEAAVLDGEVHVVATTDGLQTIEPIGPTQSRFVYDGLLVPSRLPEDDHRELSHWTREAIRALDIRTGVVHTEFKRTPEGVRVVEVNPRLPGVYIPELVRRALGVDLAGVALQLALGERPDLTERHRRGACVRLLLAQDSGTVVDIEGLAQAAAAPHVVRARLFAEPGDWIAPPQQGEIESRLGYVLTEHDDGPHQALSAAEEGLDMLAVRVTGAGLSGARR; encoded by the coding sequence GTGACACGCAGACTGCTGCTACTGGACTGGGACGAGCGCTACCGCTCCTATGTGCTGGAGGCGAGCCGTGCGCTCGGCCTGACTGTGCACCTGGTGCTGCGGGAGCCGCTCGACCCGCTGCCCGAGGGCGTGGACCGCGTCCATGTGCTGCCCGGCCTCTACGACGACCCCGTGCTGTGGGTCTCCGACCTCGCCCGGTACGCCCGCGAGCACGACATCGCCGGAGTCCTCACCCACGAGGACGAACTCGTCGAGCTCAGCGCCGCGTTGAGCGAGGAGCTGGGCCTGCCCGGCGCCTCCCTGGCCGCCGTGCACTCCTGCATGGACAAGGGCATCACCCGCGAACTCCTCACCGCCGCCGGGGTACCCGGACCGCGGCACCGGATCGCGACCTCCCTGGAGGAGGCGCGGGCGGCGCTGGCCGAACTGACGCTGCCCGTGGTCCTCAAGCCGGTGGCCGCCTCCGGTGGCCAAGGGGTGACGAAGCTGTCGGACGCCGCCGCACTGCCGCAGGCCTGGCAGTGGGCGAGCGAGCCGTACAGCTATCTGCCGTCGGCCTACCACCACGTGATCATCGAGGAGTTCCTGGAGGGGCCCCTGGTGAGTGTGGAGGCGGCGGTGCTGGACGGGGAGGTCCATGTCGTCGCCACCACGGACGGACTGCAGACGATCGAGCCGATCGGTCCGACCCAGTCGCGTTTCGTGTACGACGGCCTCCTCGTGCCCTCCCGGCTGCCCGAGGACGACCACCGCGAGCTGAGCCACTGGACACGGGAAGCGATCCGCGCGCTGGACATCCGCACCGGCGTCGTCCACACCGAGTTCAAGCGCACCCCCGAGGGCGTCCGCGTGGTCGAGGTCAATCCGCGGCTGCCCGGCGTCTACATCCCGGAGTTGGTGCGTCGCGCCCTGGGCGTCGACCTCGCAGGCGTCGCCCTGCAACTGGCTCTCGGCGAGCGCCCCGACCTCACCGAGCGCCATCGGCGGGGGGCCTGCGTACGGCTGCTGCTGGCGCAGGACTCCGGCACGGTCGTCGACATCGAGGGACTGGCTCAGGCCGCCGCCGCGCCCCATGTCGTACGGGCGCGCCTGTTCGCCGAACCGGGCGACTGGATCGCACCCCCGCAGCAGGGGGAGATCGAGTCGCGCCTCGGCTATGTGCTCACCGAGCACGACGACGGCCCGCATCAGGCGTTGAGCGCGGCCGAGGAGGGGCTGGACATGCTGGCGGTGCGGGTGACGGGCGCCGGTCTTTCGGGAGCGAGGCGGTGA
- a CDS encoding aminotransferase class I/II-fold pyridoxal phosphate-dependent enzyme — protein MTTGSFAPLIDVEGIRERHGIPGLALALVDADGVVRAEGFGRTSAEEDGSAVSAGTLFRLGSVTKSLTATAVLRLCEQGLIDLDRPVTDVLPALTGTGYPDIERITPRMLLGHTAGLPDDFFLTGSRDPRDLGRVVPALLRTYTPLAPPGTAYSYSNPGYDLAGLLAASVAGTTFPEVLDDTLLGPLGMTRTLFDPDVAVTHPHALSHDFGVDGVPTVERGLIDNVAHYPSAFAWSSALDLARLVAMVLNEGRHGAHSLLTPETVRLMTTAHASLHLPDRRASTLGLRRWRWQGRTFVGHPGEMCGYGTWLLMLPEERVGAVLLVNARPPGFDGAALLHRVLETSAPPASSAPPRPRAEGRARESGGPPPGCAGVFVGQATGLVRLTVEDCGLVAEINEQRVALKATPDGRYEGDLGGDTVSLGFVPATDGDVTYVMVDGELCRRFDERRLERPDAADLERYTGTYTRLDQVEVFVRDGELYLYSEEDRSELRCLPITRTMFAFQGGVFEFMVDDAGDVTGMRARNAVTLRRTGPPTDALDVPPPAPVVPPAPPAQVVLDAADLHSSVHDPVLTSMTLLNDIAGRYPQAVSFAAGRPYEGFYDVGSLPRQLGAFERYLESELGLGPEEVRRTFFQYGRTKGVIHRLIARHLELDERMTVDPESLVVTTGCQEAMVLVLRALRRDERDVVLTAVPAYVGFLGATRIVDMAVREVREGPGGIDLDDLAEQIRRARAAGLRPRACYVVPDFANPSGVSMSLADRRRLLELAEREDLLILEDNPYSFFHSGTGRLPTLKVLDRTRRVVYFGSFAKTAFAGARVGYVVADQPVAGEGLFADQLARLKSMLTLNTSTVAQAVIGGYLVENECSLERATLREAAVYRRNLRAALDGLEQRLGAGTPAGPVSWNTPGGGMFLVLTLPFAADEAMLELSARKFGVLWTPMHHFYGGSGGSHQIRLSLSVLSPEQIALGLDRLAAFVIEAPRIS, from the coding sequence GTGACCACTGGTTCCTTCGCCCCGCTCATCGACGTCGAGGGCATACGCGAGCGGCATGGGATACCCGGGCTGGCCCTGGCCCTCGTGGACGCGGACGGCGTCGTACGGGCCGAGGGCTTCGGCCGTACGAGTGCGGAGGAGGACGGCTCGGCGGTCTCGGCCGGGACACTGTTCCGGCTGGGGTCGGTCACCAAGTCGCTGACCGCGACCGCGGTGCTGCGGCTGTGCGAGCAAGGTCTGATCGACCTCGACCGTCCGGTCACCGACGTGCTGCCCGCGCTCACCGGCACCGGCTACCCGGACATCGAGCGGATCACGCCACGGATGCTGCTGGGCCACACGGCCGGGCTGCCCGACGACTTCTTCCTCACCGGCAGCCGTGACCCGCGGGACCTGGGCCGGGTCGTCCCGGCACTCCTGCGGACGTACACACCTCTCGCGCCCCCGGGCACGGCGTACTCGTACAGCAATCCCGGCTACGACCTGGCCGGCCTGCTGGCCGCCTCCGTCGCGGGCACCACGTTCCCCGAGGTCCTCGACGACACGCTCCTCGGGCCGCTGGGCATGACGCGTACGCTCTTCGACCCGGACGTGGCCGTGACCCACCCGCACGCCCTGTCCCACGACTTCGGCGTCGACGGGGTGCCGACCGTGGAGCGCGGGCTCATCGACAATGTCGCGCACTACCCGTCCGCTTTCGCGTGGTCGAGCGCGCTCGACCTGGCGCGGTTGGTCGCCATGGTCCTGAACGAGGGACGGCACGGGGCGCACAGCCTGCTCACGCCCGAAACCGTACGGCTGATGACGACGGCACACGCTTCGCTCCACCTCCCGGACCGGCGGGCGAGCACACTGGGTCTTCGGCGGTGGCGGTGGCAGGGCCGCACGTTCGTCGGCCACCCCGGCGAGATGTGCGGGTACGGCACCTGGCTGCTCATGCTTCCCGAGGAGCGCGTCGGGGCGGTGCTGCTGGTGAACGCGCGGCCGCCAGGATTCGATGGCGCGGCCTTGCTGCACCGGGTACTGGAGACGAGCGCCCCGCCGGCCTCGTCAGCCCCGCCGCGACCGCGCGCCGAGGGCCGGGCGCGGGAGAGCGGCGGGCCCCCACCCGGCTGCGCGGGGGTCTTCGTCGGGCAGGCCACCGGGCTGGTACGGCTCACCGTCGAGGACTGTGGACTGGTCGCGGAGATCAACGAACAGCGGGTCGCTCTCAAGGCCACCCCGGACGGCCGGTACGAGGGAGACCTCGGCGGCGACACCGTGTCCCTGGGCTTCGTGCCGGCCACGGACGGCGATGTGACCTATGTGATGGTCGACGGAGAGCTGTGCCGGCGCTTCGACGAACGCCGGCTGGAGCGCCCGGACGCGGCCGACCTGGAGCGTTACACCGGCACGTACACCCGCCTCGACCAGGTCGAGGTCTTCGTCCGGGACGGAGAGCTGTATCTGTACTCCGAGGAGGACCGCAGCGAGCTGCGGTGCCTGCCGATCACCCGCACGATGTTCGCCTTCCAGGGAGGGGTGTTCGAGTTCATGGTGGACGACGCGGGCGACGTCACCGGTATGCGGGCCCGGAACGCCGTGACGCTGAGGAGGACGGGGCCGCCCACGGACGCGCTCGACGTGCCCCCGCCCGCCCCGGTCGTACCGCCCGCCCCGCCCGCCCAGGTCGTCCTGGACGCCGCCGACCTCCACTCCTCGGTGCACGACCCCGTCCTCACCTCCATGACGCTGCTGAACGACATCGCCGGCCGGTATCCCCAGGCCGTCTCCTTCGCGGCCGGGCGCCCCTACGAGGGTTTCTACGACGTCGGCTCGCTGCCCCGGCAACTGGGCGCCTTCGAGCGGTATCTGGAGAGCGAACTGGGCCTGGGCCCCGAGGAGGTGCGCCGCACCTTCTTCCAGTACGGCCGCACGAAGGGGGTCATCCACCGGCTGATCGCCCGGCACCTCGAACTCGACGAGCGGATGACCGTCGACCCCGAGTCCCTGGTCGTGACCACCGGCTGCCAGGAGGCCATGGTCCTGGTCCTGCGCGCGCTGCGCCGCGACGAGCGGGACGTGGTGCTGACCGCCGTACCGGCCTATGTGGGCTTCCTCGGCGCGACCCGGATCGTCGACATGGCCGTACGCGAGGTGCGGGAGGGGCCGGGCGGTATCGACCTGGACGACCTGGCGGAACAGATCCGCCGCGCCAGGGCCGCGGGCCTGCGGCCACGAGCCTGCTATGTCGTGCCCGACTTCGCCAACCCCAGCGGGGTCAGCATGTCCCTGGCGGACCGGCGGCGGCTGCTGGAACTGGCGGAGCGGGAGGACCTGCTGATCCTGGAGGACAACCCGTACTCCTTCTTCCACTCGGGGACGGGACGGCTGCCCACCCTCAAGGTCCTCGACCGGACACGGAGGGTGGTCTACTTCGGCTCGTTCGCCAAGACGGCGTTCGCGGGCGCCCGGGTCGGCTATGTGGTGGCCGACCAGCCGGTCGCGGGGGAGGGACTGTTCGCGGACCAGCTGGCCCGACTGAAGAGCATGCTGACGCTGAACACCTCGACCGTCGCCCAGGCCGTGATCGGCGGGTACCTCGTCGAGAACGAGTGCAGCCTGGAACGCGCGACGCTGCGAGAGGCGGCCGTCTACCGAAGGAACCTGCGCGCCGCGCTTGACGGTCTGGAACAACGCCTCGGCGCGGGCACCCCGGCCGGTCCGGTCTCCTGGAACACCCCGGGCGGCGGCATGTTCCTCGTCCTCACCCTGCCCTTCGCCGCCGACGAGGCGATGCTCGAACTGTCGGCGAGGAAGTTCGGCGTGCTCTGGACCCCGATGCACCACTTCTACGGCGGCTCCGGCGGCTCCCATCAGATCCGGCTCTCGCTGAGCGTCCTGTCCCCGGAGCAGATTGCGCTCGGCCTGGACCGACTGGCCGCGTTCGTCATCGAGGCGCCGCGGATTTCGTGA
- a CDS encoding dolichyl-phosphate beta-glucosyltransferase produces the protein MSTIATPTVDLSVVIPAYNEEQRLAPTLDAVVAHLTATQAAATWEVIVVDDGSTDGTRDVVAAATARDARVQLVVGGPRNLGKGHALRLGVLASYGRRILVTDADLAAPIGELERLDKALSDGHAAAIGSREAPGADIERRQHRVRESLGRAGNLLIRGLAVPGIRDTQCGFKLFDGDRARAAFAVSRLNGFGIDIEILQHFRHSGWAVAEVPIRWSHQPGSKIRPHDYARVLGELAALKARSVRPADVLAVIAFLLLSVLLHAGRWIDPNGRYLPDSLQDQNQWEWFLAVTADNVVHLRNPLFTDFQGFPDGVNLMANTVMLGLSVPFTPVTLALGPSVSLALVMTLGLAGTAAAWYWLIVKRVVRHRGAAFAGAVLAAFAPPMVSHANAHPNFVVLFMMPLIIDRALRLCTGARTRRDGVVLGLMAAYQVFLGEEPLLLAAMGMLLFAAAYAVVRRDVARAAWRPLLKGLGIAALVALPLVAFPLSWQFFGPQSYKSVLHGDNAGNSPLALLSFAERSLLAGDQDRANALSLNPTEQNAFYGWPLVLLALGIVVRLWERPLVKALACTATAAALLSLGPKIRLPQTDLVVPGPWALLADLPLFESVIEGRVAMVCAPVLGMLLALACERLASVRSLGTRYVGFLAITLALLPIVPAPLKSVERPDVPAFIADGTWKSYVDTEAGETLVPVPLPDPGNATALHWQTTADFGFRMPGGYFNGPFGEDRVGIYGAVPRHTSNLLRDIRYGGEVPTIGKNWRAQARADFAYWHAGALVLAPQLYDERLREAVDKLVGEPGRWVGGVWVWDLAGATAATDGD, from the coding sequence ATGAGCACGATCGCGACCCCCACCGTCGATCTCTCCGTCGTCATCCCGGCCTACAACGAGGAGCAGCGCCTCGCCCCGACCCTGGACGCGGTCGTCGCCCATCTGACGGCGACACAGGCCGCCGCCACCTGGGAGGTCATCGTCGTCGACGACGGCTCGACGGACGGCACCCGGGACGTCGTGGCCGCCGCCACCGCCCGGGACGCCCGCGTCCAACTCGTCGTCGGCGGACCCCGCAACCTCGGCAAGGGCCACGCCCTGCGCCTCGGCGTCCTCGCCTCCTACGGGCGGCGCATCCTCGTCACGGACGCCGATCTCGCCGCGCCCATCGGCGAGTTGGAGCGGCTCGACAAAGCGCTCTCCGACGGGCACGCGGCCGCGATCGGTTCCCGCGAGGCGCCGGGCGCGGACATCGAGCGGCGTCAGCACCGGGTGCGCGAGAGCCTCGGCCGCGCCGGGAACCTGCTGATACGCGGGCTCGCGGTGCCGGGCATCCGGGACACCCAGTGCGGCTTCAAGCTGTTCGACGGCGACCGGGCCCGCGCGGCCTTCGCCGTCTCCCGCCTCAACGGGTTCGGCATAGACATCGAGATACTCCAGCACTTCCGGCACTCCGGCTGGGCCGTCGCCGAGGTGCCGATCCGCTGGTCGCACCAGCCCGGTTCGAAGATCCGGCCGCACGACTACGCCCGCGTCCTCGGCGAACTCGCCGCCCTGAAGGCCCGATCCGTACGCCCGGCCGACGTTCTCGCCGTCATCGCCTTCCTGTTGCTGTCCGTGCTGCTCCACGCCGGACGGTGGATCGACCCGAACGGCCGCTATCTGCCGGACTCCCTCCAGGACCAGAACCAGTGGGAGTGGTTCCTCGCGGTCACGGCCGACAACGTCGTCCACCTCAGAAACCCGCTGTTCACCGACTTCCAGGGCTTTCCCGACGGTGTGAACCTGATGGCCAACACGGTCATGCTCGGCCTGTCCGTGCCCTTCACGCCCGTCACGCTCGCCCTGGGTCCGTCCGTCTCGCTCGCCCTGGTCATGACCCTGGGCCTCGCCGGCACGGCCGCCGCCTGGTACTGGCTGATCGTCAAAAGGGTGGTCCGACACCGGGGAGCGGCCTTCGCGGGCGCGGTCCTCGCCGCCTTCGCGCCGCCGATGGTCAGCCACGCCAACGCGCACCCGAACTTCGTCGTGCTGTTCATGATGCCGCTGATCATCGACCGGGCGCTGCGGCTGTGCACGGGCGCCCGCACGCGACGGGACGGCGTCGTCCTGGGGCTGATGGCCGCGTACCAGGTCTTCCTCGGCGAGGAGCCGCTGCTGCTCGCCGCGATGGGGATGCTGCTGTTCGCCGCCGCGTACGCGGTCGTACGCCGTGACGTGGCCCGTGCCGCCTGGCGCCCCCTCCTCAAGGGCCTGGGCATCGCGGCGCTGGTCGCGCTCCCCCTCGTCGCGTTCCCGCTGTCCTGGCAGTTCTTCGGCCCGCAGAGCTACAAGAGCGTGCTGCACGGCGACAACGCGGGCAACAGTCCTCTGGCCCTCCTCTCCTTCGCCGAGCGCTCGCTCCTCGCGGGCGACCAGGACCGTGCGAACGCCCTCTCCCTCAACCCGACCGAGCAGAACGCCTTCTACGGCTGGCCGCTCGTCCTGCTGGCCCTCGGCATCGTCGTACGCCTGTGGGAGCGGCCGTTGGTGAAGGCGCTCGCGTGCACGGCGACGGCGGCGGCCCTGCTCTCCCTGGGCCCGAAGATCCGCCTCCCGCAGACGGACCTGGTCGTCCCCGGCCCTTGGGCGCTGCTCGCCGACCTGCCGTTGTTCGAGTCGGTCATCGAGGGCCGCGTGGCGATGGTCTGCGCCCCGGTACTCGGCATGCTGCTGGCCCTCGCCTGCGAACGGCTGGCGTCGGTGCGGAGCCTCGGCACCCGGTACGTCGGCTTCCTCGCGATCACCCTCGCGCTGCTGCCGATCGTCCCGGCCCCCCTGAAGTCGGTCGAACGCCCGGACGTCCCGGCGTTCATCGCCGACGGGACGTGGAAGTCGTACGTCGACACCGAGGCCGGCGAGACCCTGGTGCCCGTGCCGCTGCCGGACCCGGGCAACGCGACGGCGCTGCACTGGCAGACCACGGCCGACTTCGGCTTCCGGATGCCCGGCGGCTACTTCAACGGCCCCTTCGGCGAGGACCGGGTCGGGATCTACGGCGCCGTCCCCCGCCACACCTCCAACCTCCTGCGTGACATCCGTTATGGCGGCGAGGTCCCGACCATCGGGAAGAACTGGCGGGCGCAGGCCCGCGCGGACTTCGCGTACTGGCACGCGGGGGCGCTGGTCCTCGCTCCGCAGCTGTACGACGAGCGGTTGCGCGAGGCGGTGGACAAGCTGGTGGGCGAGCCGGGTAGGTGGGTGGGCGGTGTGTGGGTATGGGATCTGGCAGGAGCCACTGCCGCGACGGACGGGGACTGA